From the genome of Bradyrhizobium elkanii USDA 76, one region includes:
- a CDS encoding efflux RND transporter periplasmic adaptor subunit: MSKSRTIGWVLVIAAVGAAGYFGWQKHTSNQQAAEAAQKRSAQRPAVPVKISPVEKADFPVYLTGLGTVQAFNTVQVRTRVDGQITRIAFKEGQFVKAGDTLVEIDPRPYQATLDQAKAKKAQDEANLANANLDLQRYTKLGEFATRQQLDTQRSTVAQLTAQISADEAAIFNAQTQVDYTSVKSPIDGIVGLRLVDIGNIVNASAQTGIVTITQIEPITVIFTAPEDQLPDIKAALAVAPPKTIALTTDGKRVLSTGTLALINNQVDTSSGTVRLKAVFDNKDHALWPGQSVSTRLLVRTLKDATVVPDDAVQHGTDGLYAYSVNQENKAELRKIKVSQSIDGKSVIDEGLSPGQQVITAGQYKVSPGTLVTTAVASSDPSQSKVAQE; encoded by the coding sequence ATGTCAAAGTCACGCACCATCGGTTGGGTTTTAGTGATCGCTGCGGTCGGCGCCGCCGGTTATTTCGGCTGGCAGAAACACACGAGCAACCAGCAAGCGGCCGAAGCCGCGCAGAAGCGCTCCGCCCAACGCCCGGCCGTCCCGGTCAAGATCTCGCCGGTCGAGAAGGCCGACTTCCCGGTCTATCTCACCGGTCTCGGCACCGTGCAGGCATTCAACACCGTCCAGGTCCGCACCCGGGTCGACGGCCAGATCACCAGGATCGCTTTCAAGGAAGGTCAGTTCGTCAAGGCGGGTGACACGCTGGTCGAGATCGATCCGCGCCCCTATCAGGCGACGCTCGACCAGGCCAAGGCCAAGAAGGCCCAGGACGAAGCCAATCTCGCCAACGCCAATCTCGACCTGCAGCGTTACACCAAGCTCGGCGAGTTCGCGACGCGTCAGCAACTCGACACCCAGCGCTCCACGGTGGCTCAGCTGACCGCCCAGATCTCGGCTGACGAGGCCGCCATCTTCAACGCCCAGACCCAGGTGGACTACACCTCCGTCAAATCCCCGATCGACGGGATTGTCGGCCTGCGACTGGTCGATATCGGCAACATCGTCAATGCCTCGGCGCAGACCGGCATTGTCACGATCACCCAGATCGAGCCGATCACGGTGATCTTCACCGCGCCGGAGGACCAGTTGCCGGATATCAAGGCGGCGCTGGCCGTGGCGCCGCCCAAGACCATTGCCCTGACCACCGACGGCAAGCGGGTGCTGTCCACCGGAACCCTGGCGCTGATCAACAATCAGGTCGACACGTCAAGCGGGACTGTCCGGCTGAAGGCGGTGTTCGATAACAAGGACCACGCGCTGTGGCCGGGCCAGTCGGTCTCGACTCGCCTTCTGGTCAGAACCTTGAAGGATGCCACCGTCGTCCCGGATGACGCGGTGCAGCATGGCACCGATGGCCTCTACGCGTATTCAGTCAATCAGGAGAACAAGGCCGAGCTTCGCAAGATCAAGGTCAGCCAGTCGATCGACGGCAAGTCGGTGATCGACGAGGGCCTGTCGCCCGGACAGCAGGTGATCACCGCGGGCCAGTACAAGGTCTCGCCGGGAACCCTGGTGACAACGGCGGTGGCGAGCTCGGATCCGTCCCAGTCGAAGGTTGCGCAGGAATGA
- a CDS encoding efflux RND transporter permease subunit — MSVGAGISAPFIRFPIGTSLLMAGILFVGLVAYPLLPVAPLPQVDFPTIQITATLPGASPETMATSVAQPLERQFAQIPGIAQMTSTSYLGTAAVTIQFDLNRSIDGAANDVQAAINAASGQLPKTLPSPPTYRKVNPADSPIMLLSATSDTLPLTTVSDAVDAQLAQQISQISGVAQVIIGGQQKPSVRVQIDPAKLVAKGLSLEDVRAAINIATVDSPKGNIDGATRAYTIYANDQLLTASPWNDVIIAYRNGGPLRIRDIGQAVTGPEDAKQAAWANGKRGVFLVIFKQPGANVIDTVDKIKATLPRLVAAIPPAIKIDVISDRTTTIRAAVEDVQFTLLLTIFLVVMVIFVFLRSFWATVIPTVTVPLALLGACALMWVFGYTLDNLSLMALTIAVGFVVDDAIVMLENISRYIEEGEKPMAAAFKGSQEIGFTIVSISISLVAVLIPLLLMGGIIGRLFREFAVVLAMTIFVSMFVSLTLTPMMASRFLRAHNDEKHGRFYQLSERGFDAMLRGYQSVLDLALRWKFTTLMIFFGTLALSVYLFVIIPKGFFPQQDVGLITATSEANQDISFADMKRKQEELGRIVQQDPAVATVAMAIGGSGRAGNNGAMYITLKPLKDRDANAQQVIARLRPKLEKVEGARLFMQAAQDVRLGGRPTRTQFEFTLQDANLAELNEWAPKILGKMQTLPQLRDVATDQQTNGTTLELKINRDTASRYGIQPQLIDDTLYDAFGQRQVTQYFTQLNSYHVILEVLPELQGAIDTLNNIYIKSPLTGEQVPISTFATWTSVPVRPLSISHQGQFPAITISFNLAQGVALGQATEAVQKAMVDLGAPPTLSSSFQGTAQAFQQSLSTVPLLILAALVVVYLILGILYESYIHPITILSTLPSAGVGALAILMAAGFDFSLIALIGIILLIGIVKKNGIMMVDFAIAAERDQHMEPVAAIRQAALLRFRPIMMTTMAALLGGVPLMLGTGTGSEIRQPLGYAMVGGLIVSQALTLFTTPVVYLYLDKLSNAFANWGRSPPADHDADDGEHGSVKEAAE, encoded by the coding sequence ATGAGCGTCGGCGCCGGAATTTCCGCACCATTCATTCGCTTCCCCATCGGCACCTCGCTGCTGATGGCGGGCATCCTGTTCGTCGGCCTCGTCGCCTATCCCCTGCTGCCGGTCGCGCCGCTGCCGCAGGTCGACTTCCCCACCATCCAGATCACCGCGACCCTGCCCGGCGCCAGCCCGGAAACGATGGCGACATCGGTCGCCCAGCCGCTGGAGCGCCAGTTCGCGCAGATCCCGGGCATCGCGCAGATGACCTCGACGAGCTATCTCGGCACGGCGGCGGTCACCATCCAGTTCGACCTCAACCGCAGCATCGACGGCGCCGCCAATGACGTGCAGGCCGCCATCAACGCGGCCAGCGGCCAGTTGCCGAAAACCCTTCCCTCGCCGCCGACCTACCGCAAGGTCAACCCGGCCGACTCGCCGATCATGCTGCTGTCGGCGACATCGGATACGCTGCCGCTGACGACGGTCAGCGACGCTGTCGACGCCCAGCTGGCGCAGCAGATCAGCCAGATCTCGGGCGTTGCGCAGGTCATCATCGGCGGCCAGCAGAAGCCGTCGGTTCGCGTCCAGATCGACCCGGCCAAGCTCGTCGCCAAGGGCCTGTCGCTGGAAGACGTCCGCGCCGCGATCAACATCGCCACCGTCGACAGTCCGAAGGGCAATATCGACGGCGCCACCCGCGCCTATACCATCTACGCCAACGACCAGTTGCTCACGGCGAGCCCGTGGAACGACGTCATCATCGCCTACCGCAATGGCGGGCCGCTGCGGATCCGTGACATCGGCCAGGCCGTCACCGGGCCCGAGGACGCCAAGCAGGCCGCCTGGGCCAACGGCAAGCGCGGCGTATTCCTCGTCATCTTCAAGCAGCCCGGCGCCAACGTCATCGACACCGTCGACAAGATCAAGGCGACGCTGCCCCGGCTGGTCGCCGCGATCCCGCCGGCGATCAAGATCGACGTCATCAGCGACCGCACCACCACGATCCGCGCGGCGGTCGAGGACGTCCAGTTCACCCTGCTGTTGACCATCTTCCTGGTCGTCATGGTGATCTTCGTCTTCCTGCGCAGTTTCTGGGCGACCGTGATCCCGACGGTCACGGTGCCATTGGCGCTGCTCGGCGCCTGCGCGCTGATGTGGGTGTTCGGCTACACGCTCGACAATCTGTCGCTGATGGCGCTGACGATCGCGGTCGGCTTCGTGGTCGACGACGCCATCGTGATGCTGGAGAACATCAGCCGCTACATCGAAGAGGGCGAGAAGCCGATGGCTGCCGCCTTCAAGGGCTCGCAGGAAATCGGCTTCACCATCGTTTCGATCAGCATCTCGCTGGTCGCGGTGCTGATCCCGCTGCTCCTGATGGGCGGCATCATCGGCCGCCTGTTCCGCGAATTCGCGGTAGTGCTGGCGATGACCATCTTCGTCTCGATGTTCGTGTCGCTGACGCTGACCCCGATGATGGCCTCGCGCTTCCTGCGCGCCCACAATGACGAGAAGCACGGCCGGTTCTACCAGCTCAGCGAGCGCGGCTTCGACGCCATGCTGCGCGGCTATCAGAGCGTGCTCGACCTCGCCTTGCGCTGGAAGTTCACGACGTTGATGATCTTCTTCGGGACGCTGGCGCTGTCGGTCTACCTGTTCGTCATCATCCCGAAGGGCTTCTTCCCGCAGCAGGACGTCGGCCTGATCACCGCGACCTCGGAAGCCAACCAGGACATCTCCTTCGCCGACATGAAGCGGAAGCAGGAGGAGCTCGGCAGGATCGTGCAGCAGGATCCCGCGGTGGCGACGGTGGCGATGGCGATCGGCGGCAGCGGCCGCGCCGGCAACAACGGCGCGATGTACATCACGCTGAAGCCGCTGAAGGATCGCGACGCCAACGCGCAGCAGGTCATCGCCCGGCTGCGGCCGAAGCTGGAGAAGGTCGAGGGTGCCCGGCTGTTCATGCAGGCGGCGCAGGACGTCCGCCTCGGCGGCCGCCCGACCCGCACCCAGTTCGAATTCACGCTGCAGGATGCCAACCTCGCCGAATTGAACGAATGGGCGCCGAAGATTCTCGGCAAGATGCAGACGCTGCCGCAGCTGCGCGACGTCGCCACCGACCAGCAGACCAACGGCACCACGCTCGAATTGAAGATCAACCGCGACACCGCCTCGCGCTACGGCATCCAGCCGCAACTGATCGACGACACGCTCTATGATGCGTTCGGCCAGCGCCAGGTGACGCAGTACTTCACCCAGCTCAACAGCTACCACGTGATCCTCGAGGTGCTGCCGGAGCTGCAGGGCGCGATCGACACGCTGAACAATATCTACATCAAGTCGCCGCTGACCGGCGAACAGGTGCCGATCTCGACATTCGCGACCTGGACCAGCGTGCCGGTCCGGCCGCTCTCGATCAGCCACCAGGGCCAGTTCCCGGCGATCACCATCTCGTTCAACCTGGCGCAGGGTGTTGCGCTCGGACAGGCGACCGAAGCGGTGCAGAAGGCGATGGTCGATCTTGGCGCGCCGCCAACCCTGAGCTCGAGCTTCCAGGGCACAGCGCAGGCGTTCCAGCAATCGCTGTCGACCGTGCCGCTGTTGATCCTCGCGGCGCTCGTGGTCGTCTACCTGATCCTCGGCATTCTCTACGAAAGCTACATCCACCCGATCACGATTCTGTCGACGCTGCCGTCGGCCGGCGTCGGCGCGCTCGCGATCCTGATGGCGGCCGGCTTCGACTTCTCGCTGATCGCGCTGATCGGCATCATCCTGTTGATCGGCATCGTGAAGAAGAACGGCATCATGATGGTCGACTTCGCGATCGCGGCCGAGCGCGACCAGCACATGGAGCCGGTGGCGGCGATCCGCCAGGCCGCCCTGCTCCGCTTCCGCCCGATCATGATGACGACGATGGCCGCTTTGCTCGGCGGCGTGCCGCTGATGCTCGGGACCGGCACCGGCTCGGAAATCCGCCAGCCGCTCGGCTACGCCATGGTCGGCGGCCTGATCGTCAGCCAGGCGCTGACGCTGTTCACGACGCCGGTCGTCTATCTCTATCTCGACAAGCTCTCCAACGCGTTTGCCAACTGGGGCCGCTCGCCGCCCGCCGACCACGACGCTGACGACGGCGAGCATGGATCGGTCAAGGAGGCCGCCGAGTGA
- a CDS encoding invasion associated locus B family protein, whose product MAHAGHAQTAKSKNAPAPAAAPAAPQGDAAAPNNSGWIARCTSASRDAPLECAMEQTAVLTKTGQLIVLVNIRVPGDTRTPVALIQLPLGLNLPVGAKLQIDDGKAVDVPIQTCEARGCYINTPISADVLSQLKSGKQLKVSFQNLGKETISIPMPLADFATVYDKIK is encoded by the coding sequence ATGGCCCACGCTGGCCACGCCCAGACAGCCAAGAGCAAGAACGCGCCCGCTCCGGCAGCCGCTCCCGCCGCGCCTCAGGGTGATGCAGCAGCCCCCAACAATTCCGGCTGGATCGCGCGCTGCACCAGTGCGAGCCGCGATGCCCCGCTCGAATGCGCGATGGAACAGACCGCGGTGCTCACCAAGACCGGCCAGCTCATCGTGCTGGTCAATATCCGCGTTCCCGGCGACACCCGCACGCCGGTTGCGCTGATCCAGCTTCCACTCGGATTGAACCTGCCTGTCGGCGCCAAGCTGCAGATCGACGACGGCAAGGCTGTCGACGTGCCGATCCAGACCTGCGAGGCGCGCGGCTGCTACATCAATACGCCGATCTCCGCCGATGTCCTGAGCCAGCTGAAATCGGGCAAGCAGCTCAAGGTGTCGTTCCAGAATCTCGGCAAGGAAACCATCTCGATCCCGATGCCGCTCGCCGACTTCGCGACGGTCTACGACAAGATCAAGTAA
- a CDS encoding MarR family winged helix-turn-helix transcriptional regulator — protein sequence MSLDLKRQFIAQLVESSRLLRNYIDHRAKARGTTRAQWIVLFRLREQEGLSQVDLADVLELQPISLVRLLDRLVEHGLLERRPDPRDRRANRLFLTRSGRRLVDDLDSLRDAIAGDVLRDVSDKHVESGLATLREVKDRIKALGEEAERIAAK from the coding sequence ATGTCGCTCGATCTCAAACGCCAGTTTATCGCGCAGCTCGTCGAGAGTTCCCGGCTGCTGCGCAATTATATCGATCATCGCGCCAAGGCGCGAGGCACCACGCGCGCGCAATGGATCGTGCTCTTCCGCTTGCGCGAGCAGGAGGGACTGTCCCAGGTCGATCTCGCCGACGTCCTCGAATTGCAGCCGATCTCGCTGGTGCGGCTGCTCGACCGCCTTGTCGAGCATGGCTTGCTCGAACGCCGTCCCGATCCCAGGGATCGCCGTGCCAATCGCCTGTTCCTGACCAGGAGCGGGCGCCGCCTCGTCGACGATCTCGACAGTTTGCGCGACGCGATCGCCGGCGACGTGTTGCGCGACGTCTCGGACAAGCATGTCGAAAGCGGCCTCGCCACGCTGCGCGAGGTCAAGGATCGCATCAAGGCGCTCGGCGAGGAGGCGGAGCGCATCGCCGCGAAATAG
- a CDS encoding GNAT family N-acetyltransferase produces the protein MDEILYAREASIGVDEFIEVLRQSGLGERRPLADTDRMERMIANANLIVTARKAGKLVGVSRALTDFAYCCYLSDLAVDRGYQGHGIGKRLIAETRRLAGPESMCLLLSAPDSIGFYKTIGMPQPDNAFLYKRER, from the coding sequence ATGGACGAAATTCTCTACGCCCGCGAAGCGTCGATCGGCGTCGACGAGTTCATCGAGGTGCTGCGGCAGTCGGGCCTCGGCGAGCGGCGACCGCTGGCGGATACCGACCGGATGGAGCGCATGATCGCCAATGCGAATCTGATCGTGACGGCGCGGAAGGCAGGCAAGCTGGTCGGCGTGTCGCGCGCGCTGACCGATTTCGCTTATTGCTGCTATTTGTCCGACCTTGCGGTCGATCGCGGGTATCAGGGACATGGCATCGGCAAGCGCCTGATCGCGGAAACGCGGCGCCTCGCCGGACCTGAATCGATGTGCCTGCTGTTGTCGGCGCCGGACTCGATCGGGTTCTACAAGACCATCGGCATGCCGCAGCCGGACAACGCGTTCCTCTACAAGCGGGAGCGATAA
- a CDS encoding TonB-dependent receptor, with product MSNMKAPRSLRFDAAIGSADDTGYSATKVSAVASLIAVASFSGAEAQQSNLPPVNVDAPVARPRPVTSKPTADQVRARNALRRAARRNNQQAQQAPVPFPNAGGLPADRDPYADPAAPYKGDRLQSSGKYPEPILNTPKSVTVLTKDVLEDKNATSLKSAILSTAGVTLGTGEGGNAFGDRFFIRGFDARNDIFIDGVRDSGVSVRENFFTEQVEILRGPGSSFAGRGTTGGAINIVTKQATTQNSFYNMDTTFGTDRTKRVTLDVNQVISPTLAIRAGGLFQDAGVAGRSYITDDRNGAFVAGTWKPVDAVKITGNYIHTELTGIPDFGVPYYRPSTASTAGGPFPDFGVNRNNFYGFVNRDFFRTGQDIGTINAEVQITPDLVVSNKIRESRSTQNYIGTLPEAPTLAAGAPFTAYTLSANPQSRYQVTDVFANQTEATYKSVDGLGFKHTTTAGVEYDNERSSIDRYLGLSSEITTGTSAFTGSGSLSGVSVFNPQYTNIPFPIPSGLSGMPTKIGIDTTSGYIMDTANYNDFVILNGGIRYDDYKINTSGYLTSGNRTTFGSQSADFGMPNFNLGLTLKPLPNGSVYAAYATSSNPVGAEFDGTSTAYGGLSPVLNGGNTQIFGPEKNKAIEVGTKWELFDRHLLVTAALFQTEKENARESQNVNNATAAAALGCSYPTGTTGNISCITAGAAYRIRGIDLGVGGKITDKWSVFGGLVLMQSAVTRSLAPPANTILYSSNVGLPLANVAHQSFSMLTKYQLTDMWEVGGQAVYRSKVYGGTLLAANQGTSIPSYWRFDAFAEAKIDKHWTMKLFVNNIFDKRYYDALYQSAAPFVLEAPGRAAYLVVSARY from the coding sequence ATGAGCAATATGAAGGCGCCGAGATCGCTGCGCTTTGATGCAGCGATCGGTTCGGCTGATGACACCGGTTATTCCGCCACGAAGGTCTCCGCAGTCGCGAGCCTGATCGCGGTGGCGTCGTTTTCGGGGGCCGAAGCGCAGCAATCCAACCTGCCGCCGGTGAATGTCGATGCCCCGGTCGCTCGCCCGCGGCCCGTGACGTCAAAGCCCACTGCGGACCAGGTCCGTGCCCGCAACGCGTTGCGCCGCGCCGCGCGTCGCAACAACCAGCAGGCACAGCAGGCGCCGGTGCCGTTTCCCAACGCCGGCGGTCTTCCCGCCGACCGCGATCCCTATGCGGATCCGGCCGCGCCGTACAAGGGCGACCGTTTGCAGTCGTCCGGGAAATATCCCGAGCCGATCTTGAACACGCCGAAATCGGTCACGGTGCTGACCAAGGACGTGCTCGAAGACAAGAACGCCACATCGCTGAAGTCGGCGATCCTGTCGACGGCCGGCGTCACGCTCGGCACGGGCGAGGGCGGCAATGCGTTCGGCGACCGCTTCTTCATCCGCGGCTTCGACGCGCGCAACGACATCTTCATCGACGGCGTGCGCGACTCCGGCGTCAGCGTCCGCGAGAACTTCTTCACCGAGCAGGTCGAGATCCTGCGCGGCCCGGGCTCGTCCTTTGCGGGCCGCGGCACCACCGGCGGCGCGATCAACATCGTCACCAAGCAGGCGACGACGCAGAACAGCTTCTACAACATGGACACCACGTTCGGCACCGATCGCACCAAGCGCGTGACGCTCGACGTCAACCAGGTGATCAGCCCGACGCTGGCGATCCGCGCCGGCGGCCTGTTCCAGGATGCCGGCGTCGCCGGCCGCAGCTATATCACCGACGACCGCAACGGCGCGTTCGTCGCCGGCACGTGGAAGCCGGTCGACGCGGTGAAGATCACCGGCAACTACATCCACACCGAGCTCACCGGCATCCCGGATTTCGGCGTGCCGTACTATCGGCCGAGCACCGCGAGCACGGCCGGCGGTCCGTTTCCGGATTTCGGCGTCAACCGCAACAATTTCTACGGCTTCGTCAATCGCGACTTCTTCAGGACCGGGCAGGACATCGGTACGATCAACGCCGAGGTGCAGATCACGCCGGACCTCGTGGTCAGCAACAAGATCCGGGAATCGCGTTCGACCCAGAACTACATCGGCACGCTGCCGGAAGCGCCGACGCTGGCCGCGGGCGCTCCGTTCACGGCGTATACGCTGAGCGCCAATCCGCAAAGCCGCTACCAGGTCACCGACGTGTTCGCCAACCAGACCGAGGCGACCTACAAGTCGGTCGACGGGCTCGGCTTCAAGCACACGACGACGGCCGGCGTCGAATACGACAACGAGCGGTCCTCGATCGACAGATATCTCGGCCTGAGCTCGGAAATAACGACCGGCACGTCGGCCTTCACGGGAAGCGGATCGCTCTCGGGCGTCAGCGTGTTCAATCCGCAATACACCAACATTCCATTCCCGATTCCGTCGGGGCTGTCCGGGATGCCGACCAAGATCGGGATCGACACCACCAGCGGCTACATCATGGATACCGCGAACTACAATGACTTCGTGATCCTCAATGGCGGCATCCGCTACGACGACTACAAGATCAACACGTCCGGATATCTGACGTCGGGCAACAGGACCACATTCGGCAGTCAATCGGCCGACTTCGGGATGCCGAACTTCAACCTCGGCCTCACGTTGAAGCCGTTGCCGAACGGCAGCGTCTATGCGGCCTATGCGACCTCGTCGAACCCTGTCGGCGCCGAGTTCGACGGCACCAGCACTGCGTATGGCGGCCTGTCTCCCGTGCTGAACGGTGGCAATACCCAAATCTTTGGGCCGGAAAAGAACAAGGCGATCGAAGTCGGCACCAAGTGGGAATTGTTCGATCGTCATCTGCTGGTGACGGCGGCGCTGTTCCAGACCGAGAAGGAAAATGCGCGCGAATCGCAGAACGTGAACAACGCAACCGCGGCCGCGGCGCTCGGCTGCTCCTATCCGACCGGGACGACCGGCAATATCTCCTGCATCACCGCGGGCGCGGCCTACCGCATCCGCGGCATCGATCTCGGCGTCGGCGGCAAGATCACCGACAAATGGAGCGTGTTCGGCGGTCTCGTGCTGATGCAGTCGGCAGTGACGAGGTCGCTGGCGCCGCCGGCCAACACCATCCTGTACTCCAGCAATGTCGGACTGCCGCTCGCCAACGTCGCGCACCAGTCGTTCAGCATGCTGACCAAGTACCAACTCACCGACATGTGGGAGGTTGGCGGTCAGGCGGTGTACCGCTCGAAGGTCTATGGCGGTACGCTGCTCGCGGCCAACCAGGGCACCTCGATCCCGAGCTACTGGCGCTTCGACGCCTTTGCCGAAGCAAAGATCGACAAGCACTGGACGATGAAGCTGTTCGTCAACAACATCTTCGACAAGCGCTACTACGACGCGCTGTACCAGAGCGCGGCGCCGTTCGTACTCGAAGCGCCGGGACGCGCCGCGTATCTGGTTGTTTCTGCGCGTTACTGA